DNA from Deltaproteobacteria bacterium:
CGACCAAATGGGTTTTGGATGTTTCCAATGCCCCGCCGGAACTCAATCTCATTTTGTACCCGCAAGGCCAAACTTGGGCCGATGCTTCTTCCGTGATGTATGCGAGAGTTTTGAAGAAGGGAAAGAGACAGATTCAGGATATTATAAAGGAAGACGAAGCCGATTTTTTACAACGTTGCCCGCAGGGAAAAATCGAGAAAAAATCGCTGACGGTCAAAATCAAAAACCCTTCAGAGACACGAAGTTTTCTTTGCTCCGGCAATGCTTATGAAGCCGTGACTTTCATTGATATCGAAAAAGTGGCGGTTCTTTTTGTCCTCAGTAGCCGCACCGAAACCGCCTTCAATGCCGGTTTGAAAGATTTCGAAAATCTGGTCCGTTCTTTCGGCTGGATTGCCTCAGAAGTGAAAGCCAAACATTGACAGATACATATAAAAGGTGCATATCTATGCATATGAGAACAACACTTAATTTGGACGAGGCGCTTTACCGTGAGGCCGTCGAGGCTACCGGCGTTGAAGAGAAAACCCGGCTTATTCACATGGGATTGAAGGCATTGATTCAAGGTGCCGCCTATAAACGGGTGGCACAGCTTTTTGGAAAAATCCCGGAAGCCAAACTCCCCAGAAGGCGAAGAATACGATGATCTTGGTGGATAGCAGTGTCTGGATTGATTTCTTTCACGGCAAAACAACAGCCACATCTTTGGGCCTGCTTGTCGAAACCGAAAAAGTGCTTTTGCATCCTTGGATTTTGGGAGAATTGATGGTGGGGCATTTGGGGAAACCAAGACAAAATCGCCTGAATGATTTGGGATTATTACCGAAGGCGGCGATTCATTCCATAGAGGTCCTGAAAGATTTTGTAGAGCAGGAAAAACTTTTTGGTCTTGGCTTTTCTCTGGTCGATATCCAACTGGTTTATTCTTCTCTTTTGGAAGACGCTTTTATATGGACCTTTGATCGTAAACTCGATCTCTTGGCA
Protein-coding regions in this window:
- a CDS encoding VapC toxin family PIN domain ribonuclease, with translation MILVDSSVWIDFFHGKTTATSLGLLVETEKVLLHPWILGELMVGHLGKPRQNRLNDLGLLPKAAIHSIEVLKDFVEQEKLFGLGFSLVDIQLVYSSLLEDAFIWTFDRKLDLLAKHYKKAYSAL
- a CDS encoding type II toxin-antitoxin system VapB family antitoxin, with the protein product MRTTLNLDEALYREAVEATGVEEKTRLIHMGLKALIQGAAYKRVAQLFGKIPEAKLPRRRRIR